A genomic stretch from Polyangium spumosum includes:
- a CDS encoding site-2 protease family protein has protein sequence MFDRGWTIFRIRGIPVKLHITLVLFLPYVAFVTSTQFRVIAEAVGLPRSEVHLPPLVWGTILAVGLFVSILLHELAHSFVALSNGVRVRSITLMMLGGVSRMERDVKPEREAWMAFAGPLSSFGIALGCWLFSLLPLPAEVRVAFLALALANAVLGAFNLLPAFPMDGGRVLRGLLSSRLGIRRATRVAATIGKGMAVLFGLLGLLSFNILLVLIAVFVYMGAAGEQGRSQFRQVLEGLPVAEVMTSRLGEAHADERAGEVARRLFRQNLAGALVVDGDGEHDGHDPDHVLGVVTAWDLARPELHRAPDATVGKAMRTDVPRVHTRDDAAATLDALVGGDAEAVLVLDEGEHVVGLVTPADLQRAITLLGAAGGRAR, from the coding sequence ATGTTCGACCGTGGCTGGACGATCTTCCGCATTCGCGGCATCCCCGTGAAGCTGCACATCACGCTCGTCCTGTTTCTCCCGTACGTCGCGTTCGTCACGTCTACCCAGTTCCGGGTGATCGCCGAGGCCGTCGGGCTGCCGCGCAGCGAAGTGCACCTGCCGCCGCTCGTCTGGGGCACGATCCTCGCGGTCGGGCTCTTCGTCTCCATCTTGCTGCACGAGCTCGCGCACTCGTTCGTGGCCCTCTCGAACGGCGTCCGCGTCCGGTCGATCACGCTCATGATGCTCGGCGGCGTCTCGCGCATGGAGCGCGACGTGAAGCCCGAGCGCGAGGCGTGGATGGCCTTCGCCGGGCCGCTCTCGAGCTTCGGCATCGCGCTCGGCTGCTGGCTCTTCTCGCTCCTGCCCCTGCCCGCCGAGGTGCGCGTCGCCTTCCTCGCGCTCGCGCTCGCCAACGCGGTGCTCGGCGCGTTCAACCTCTTGCCCGCCTTCCCCATGGACGGCGGGCGCGTGCTGCGCGGGCTGCTCTCCTCGCGGCTCGGCATCCGCCGCGCGACCCGCGTGGCCGCGACGATCGGCAAGGGCATGGCCGTGCTCTTTGGTCTGCTCGGCCTGCTCTCGTTCAACATCCTGCTCGTGCTCATCGCGGTGTTCGTGTACATGGGCGCGGCCGGCGAGCAGGGGCGCAGCCAGTTCCGGCAGGTCCTCGAGGGTTTGCCCGTGGCCGAGGTGATGACGAGCCGGCTCGGCGAGGCGCACGCGGACGAACGCGCGGGCGAGGTCGCGCGGCGGCTCTTCCGGCAGAACCTCGCGGGCGCGCTCGTGGTCGACGGCGACGGCGAGCACGACGGGCACGATCCGGATCACGTGCTCGGCGTGGTGACGGCGTGGGACCTCGCGCGGCCCGAGCTCCACCGCGCGCCCGACGCGACTGTCGGCAAGGCCATGCGGACGGACGTGCCACGCGTGCACACCCGGGACGACGCGGCGGCCACGCTCGACGCGCTCGTGGGTGGAGACGCCGAGGCCGTGCTCGTGCTCGACGAGGGCGAACACGTGGTCGGCCTCGTGACGCCGGCCGACCTCCAGCGCGCGATCACGCTGCTCGGCGCGGCCGGCGGGCGGGCGCGTTAA
- a CDS encoding sensor histidine kinase, producing MTSDRLTRNELTWLLAQEARTAAQKLRQGVIIQDGPPGSVRVPEGESTVAVETTLNQLDEAVGMLASLHGHPATRGRRGKIDLAQLLWEVAPEARVQIEMGEGTTVFGDEAELRRMLLLLVGQAGDPANAKGTAEVSVRREGEEVKVSVVLGPDQPATFESERAWLSRMAIRHGGRLELDGSMQTLVLPADVDMQRQELENLKRELKAAQEQGEAYARELAAVFASGAKVASTPPASASIEPVSSEGLAVLVAGVRGLVSELRGIFSAITRDLLPLRDRGGEVGDIVASSMRHVTAASETMGDLARLGACPIGELPRHVDIAEALRDVVRDDVGRAARHDVRVTLNAPQTAYEVAQIGALTVLMHALLDHAISASPPGTEVVLTLSEQQGGGFTLTVDDAGHPLPEAARTGVLSRDFEILAAGRPAGISLIAATAIAAHVRMQLEIDDAPSGGARVRLTIPKMSA from the coding sequence GTGACGAGCGATCGATTGACGCGCAACGAGCTGACGTGGCTGCTCGCGCAGGAAGCCCGCACTGCAGCGCAGAAGCTCCGCCAGGGAGTGATCATCCAGGACGGGCCCCCGGGCTCCGTTCGCGTGCCCGAGGGCGAGAGCACGGTCGCGGTGGAGACGACGCTGAACCAGCTCGACGAGGCCGTCGGGATGCTGGCCTCGCTCCACGGGCACCCTGCGACCCGAGGGCGGCGAGGCAAGATCGATCTCGCGCAGCTCCTGTGGGAGGTCGCGCCCGAGGCGCGCGTGCAGATCGAGATGGGCGAAGGCACGACGGTGTTCGGCGACGAGGCCGAGCTACGTCGCATGTTGCTCTTGCTCGTCGGTCAGGCGGGCGATCCGGCGAACGCGAAGGGCACCGCCGAGGTGAGCGTGCGCCGCGAGGGCGAAGAGGTGAAGGTCAGCGTGGTGCTCGGCCCGGACCAGCCCGCGACGTTCGAGTCGGAGCGCGCGTGGCTGTCGCGCATGGCGATCCGGCACGGAGGGCGGCTGGAGCTCGACGGCTCGATGCAGACGCTCGTGCTGCCGGCCGACGTGGACATGCAGCGGCAGGAGCTCGAGAACCTGAAGCGCGAGCTCAAGGCGGCGCAGGAGCAAGGCGAGGCCTACGCGCGCGAGCTCGCCGCGGTGTTCGCGAGCGGCGCGAAGGTGGCGAGCACGCCGCCGGCGAGCGCGTCGATCGAGCCCGTGAGCAGCGAGGGGCTCGCGGTGCTGGTGGCCGGCGTGCGAGGGCTCGTGTCGGAGCTGCGCGGCATCTTCTCGGCGATCACGCGCGACCTCTTGCCGCTGCGTGATCGCGGGGGCGAGGTCGGCGACATCGTGGCGAGCTCGATGCGGCACGTGACGGCGGCGTCCGAGACGATGGGCGACCTCGCGCGGCTCGGCGCGTGCCCGATCGGCGAGCTGCCGCGGCACGTGGACATCGCCGAGGCGCTGCGCGACGTGGTGCGCGACGACGTGGGGCGCGCGGCGCGGCACGACGTGCGCGTGACGCTGAACGCGCCGCAGACGGCGTACGAGGTCGCGCAGATCGGGGCGCTGACGGTGCTGATGCACGCGCTGCTCGATCATGCGATCAGCGCGTCGCCGCCAGGCACGGAGGTGGTCCTGACGCTCTCCGAGCAGCAGGGCGGCGGCTTCACGCTCACCGTGGACGACGCCGGGCACCCGCTGCCCGAGGCGGCGCGGACCGGCGTCTTGAGCCGGGACTTCGAGATCCTCGCGGCAGGTCGTCCCGCGGGGATCTCGCTCATCGCCGCGACGGCGATCGCGGCGCACGTGCGCATGCAGCTCGAGATCGACGATGCTCCGAGCGGCGGCGCGCGCGTGCGCCTGACCATCCCGAAGATGAGCGCTTAA